One Tenrec ecaudatus isolate mTenEca1 chromosome 12, mTenEca1.hap1, whole genome shotgun sequence DNA segment encodes these proteins:
- the HYLS1 gene encoding centriolar and ciliogenesis-associated protein HYLS1, translated as MAERRRPYSAEEAMEELVGPDGKKWASTVPAEHMLAGAPTFTQIWAGQGEGDVRRDAQSTQYDPYSKASVTAGKRPLPVQAQSPRVETNGTSATVSEAPQGLRKPVMKRKVLRRKPGGEVLVTDESTVSESESGMESDMDLWDLRQRLANLQFQEARKSPNERSQKFSLPHEYQRLTQEDQLLYYLQREGMAPPVYEQDLIVASRPKSFILPRLDQLSRNRGKIDRVARYFEYKRDWDSMRLPGEDHRKELRWGVREQMLCRAEPQSKPQHIYVPNNYLVPTEKKRSALRWGIRCDLANGIMPRKPPFPLSPS; from the coding sequence AAGGCCCTACAGTGCCGAGGAAGCAATGGAGGAACTCGTGGGACCTGATGGGAAAAAATGGGCCAGTACAGTTCCAGCAGAACATATGTTAGCAGGTGCTCCAACTTTTACCCAGATCTGGGCAGGGCAGGGCGAGGGAGACGTCAGAAGAGATGCCCAGTCTACCCAGTACGATCCCTACAGCAAAGCATCCGTGACCGCAGGGAAGCGACCTCTTCCTGTGCAGGCACAGTCTCCACGCGTGGAGACTAATGGCACTTCAGCAACAGTCTCCGAGGCCCCCCAAGGACTCcgaaagccagtgatgaagagaAAGGTCCTGCGGAGAAAGCCAGGGGGGGAAGTGCTAGTGACCGATGAATCGACCGTCAGTGAATCCGAGTCTGGTATGGAAAGTGATATGGATCTCTGGGACTTAAGACAAAGGCTGGCAAATTTGCAGTTCCAGGAAGCCAGGAAATCCCCAAATGAAAGGTCACAAAAATTTAGTTTACCCCATGAATACCAAAGACTTACTCAAGAAGATCAGCTCCTTTACTATCTTCAAAGAGAAGGAATGGCCCCCCCAGTTTACGAACAAGACCTGATTGTTGCCAGCCGACCCAAGTCCTTTATTCTACCACGGCTGGACCAGTTAAGCCGAAACCGGGGCAAGATAGACCGGGTAGCCCGATACTTTGAGTACAAACGAGACTGGGACTCCATGAGGTTACCTGGGGAAGATCATAGGAAGGAATTACGGTGGGGTGTacgagagcagatgctttgtcgAGCAGAACCCCAATCCAAGCCTCAGCACATATACGTTCCAAACAATTACCTAGTACCAACAGAGAAAAAAAGATCTGCGCTTCGTTGGGGTATTCGTTGTGACCTTGCAAATGGCATCATGCCCAGAAAGCCtcccttccctctttctccttcttAA